A stretch of the Plasmodium berghei ANKA genome assembly, chromosome: 10 genome encodes the following:
- a CDS encoding 6-cysteine protein P36 gives MKQYEFARHINTYFSVAQNMLFSIFLYYAFSLLIFLSIFVFKMRKALYSLLFYMCICLYIYTPVFMASLKEIEVGNYFICNLKDYPTGNCSVNHDYNKTIKLLCPIIHNKNNSDKTYDPSYCFKYDGIKDEFIINNKQNYIHNTLPGVILKSHIENDTYNLSIYPPFVVKEDITIVCICDSEKGNEGITPYLKINIKKAHGLNNDLEGDYIKGCDYGNNKGKYQFLTKSIKYTIDPICEIHAYPGDIVGINCNNYTTKIQDVSLEPNSCFGMVYFSILTMVFVKTNVNNVMPNAKYYPDLASHHGNQNSKMFLTAYLLIPNEIERDILIYCTCSYNGNKGLAIYHIFSTKED, from the coding sequence atgAAACAATATGAGTTCGCACGCCATATTAACACGTATTTCTCCGTAGCTCAAAATATgcttttttccatttttctatattatgcattttcacttttaatatttttatcaatttttgtttttaagaTGAGGAAGGCATTATATTCTTTGTTGTtttatatgtgtatatgtttatatatatatacccCTGTTTTTATGGCGagtttaaaagaaatagaaGTTGgaaattatttcatatgTAACTTAAAAGACTATCCAACGGGGAATTGTAGTGTTAATCATGATTATAacaaaacaataaaattacTTTGCCctattattcataataaGAATAACAGTGATAAGACATATGATCCTTcatattgttttaaatatgatggaataaaagatgaatttattataaataataaacaaaattacaTACACAACACATTGCCTGGagttatattaaaaagtcatatagaaaatgataCTTATAATTTGAGTATATATCCGCCGTTTGTTGTAAAAGAAGATATAACTATTGTTTGTATATGTGACAGTGAAAAAGGAAATGAAGGAATAACACCGTATcttaaaataaacattaaaaaaGCACATGGGCTGAATAATGATTTAGAAGGTGATTATATAAAAGGGTGCGATTATGGAAACAATAAAGGGAAATATcaatttttaacaaaatctataaaatatactatCGATCCCATTTGTGAAATACATGCATATCCTGGGGATATTGTTGGAATaaattgtaataattataCTACTAAAATACAAGACGTCAGTTTAGAACCAAACAGTTGTTTTGGTATGGtgtatttttctattttaaCAATGGTATTTGTAAAAACTAATGTAAATAATGTAATGCCTAATGCAAAATATTATCCCGATTTAGCATCTCATCATGGTAATCAAAATTCTAAAATGTTCTTAACGGCATACTTATTGATACCTAATGAGATAGAAAGGgacattttaatatattgtaCTTGTTCATATAATGGGAACAAAGGACTAGCAATATATCACATTTTTTCCACAAAAGAAGATTAA
- a CDS encoding 6-cysteine protein P52: MMKRRRIFMYYCFCFLLKYVAFSNVTNPNTTLGHFEICKINIYSGDAEECVLENEFGKMFLFICDIDYNEMSKNIVLPSECAKKTYIDHVNPNGTSPEVNTYDIFPDLIGANESKFRDKFYFYGTPYSSKDIDFICLCFSEVKPDIKHIIKMSFKKMTKKIKGCDFGDNVPTKKDLTNGKALYENSSCHIYAYPGDVIGINCYKKDINNIYNNNLELSPNNCFHNVYYENDILLSSKNLIPNSRVIPDPSNDVKLSKMHSYMSYIILPDEINENVKISCSCKRNEYVGTMFLYVNTSKNILTYTGNNVEETAHLNDHYISIGDMWDMGLYENPEQIQSIISNHANKKYYEHMKIYKGNKMDPSDEDESNENAHNGNRANKDANYSEKMVDNRRQKNNSLNHTNYHGNYNENDNEINISTHDKYYEDHHLGSNRPLRKKRTFWQNLFGTSSSYYEVFNYFSIAFILIIHMLLW; this comes from the coding sequence ATGATGAAGCGTCGGAGAATTTTCATGTACTACTGTTTCTGCTTCTTATTGAAATATGTAGCCTTTAGCAATGTGACAAATCCTAATACGACCTTAGGACACTTTgaaatttgtaaaataaatatatattcaggCGATGCCGAAGAATGTGTTTTAGAAAATGAATTTGGgaaaatgtttttatttatttgtgaTATTGATTATAATGAGAtgtcaaaaaatatagtgcTTCCATCAGAATGTgctaaaaaaacatatatagaTCATGTAAACCCAAATGGAACATCGCCAGAAGTTAATActtatgatatatttccAGATTTGATCGGAGCAAATGAATCCAAATTTCGtgataaattttatttttatggtACCCCATATTCATCTAAAGACATtgattttatatgtttatgCTTTTCTGAAGTAAAACCAgatataaaacatataataaaaatgagttttaaaaaaatgacaaaaaaaataaaaggatGTGATTTTGGAGATAATGTGCCAACGAAAAAGGATTTAACAAATGGGAAAGCACTATATGAAAATTCTAGTTgtcatatatatgcatatccAGGGGACGTAATTGGAATAaattgttataaaaaagacattaataatatttataataataatttagaaTTGAGCCCAAATAATTGTTTTCATAATgtttattatgaaaatgatatattattatcgtcaaaaaatttaataccTAATTCTAGAGTTATACCAGATCCGAGTAATGATGTTAAATTGTCAAAAATGCATTCATATATGTCTTATATTATACTCCctgatgaaataaatgaaaatgttaaaattaGTTGCTCATGCAAAAGAAATGAATATGTCGGTACtatgtttttatatgtaaatacatcgaaaaatattttaacgTACACTGGAAACAACGTAGAAGAAACTGCTCATTTGAATGACCACTATATTTCAATTGGAGATATGTGGGACATGGGCTTATATGAAAACCCTGAGCAAATACAGAGCATTATTAGCAATCatgcaaataaaaaatattatgaacatatgaaaatttacaaaGGCAATAAAATGGATCCTAGTGATGAGGATGAATCGAATGAGAATGCACACAATGGCAATAGAGCAAATAAAGATGCTAATTATAGTGAGAAAATGGTTGATAATAgaagacaaaaaaataattctcTCAATCATACTAATTACCATGGTAATTATAATGAGAATGACaatgaaattaatatatctacccatgataaatattatgagGATCATCATTTGGGAAGCAATAGACCTTTGAGAAAGAAAAGAACATTTTGGCAAAACCTTTTTGGTACCTCTTCTTCTTATTATGAGGTCTTTAACTATTTTTCAATCGCATTTATTCTAATTATCCATATGCTCTTATGGTGA